In a genomic window of Phragmites australis chromosome 14, lpPhrAust1.1, whole genome shotgun sequence:
- the LOC133890561 gene encoding uncharacterized protein LOC133890561 isoform X2 produces MELNNNAISSNVEDENRLSILIDDLLLSILGRIDITTAVRTSVLSMRWKHLPWLLRELTIDVKDFLPVPQPNPIEDEHMDKAMSSLSKAIRSFLATPRSEGAITRLQLKIYLISNYAFNIGPLVSEAIDTGILKDLNLAFLDEMEILDCTEERMLQQAGVVRDFFSDYPSVFHCLTRLSLYNLCFTKWDINHHLFDCCQQLQHLYLSNCDAGRFRVWKIDAPDSKLSVLQLNMCVLGRLEIVCLPKLERLEWDTWLCPRAPLSFGVVPSLKELYLICGAVRDMQGFVLSEVLRDTSIHTMKLDFQGEKLWMQPEGKQPCTGFNKIRKLSVHGIFVEFNLLWMRVLLEAAPFLEMFDIEIWEHPCLINDSMQGFGERTNPLWKVPEITSRKNSFMKGLQITGFKPLKQQIEFIRAVMHQAPNLATIVLKYDDPCEDCEKMGIFPPRSSTECVFPKNKDERDMVVKLLKGGVSSRARIIFNN; encoded by the exons ATGGAGTTGAATAATAATGCAATAAGCTCC AACGTGGAGGATGAAAATAGACTCAgcatattgattgatgatcttTTACTGTCTATCTTAGGAAGAATTGATATAACTACGGCTGTAAGGACAAGTGTGTTGTCAATGCGGTGGAAACATCTGCCATGGTTACTCCGCGAGCTCACAATTGATGTCAAGGATTTCCTACCTGTCCCACAACCAAACCCCATTGAGGATGAACACATGGATAAAGCAATGTCATCGCTTAGTAAAGCGATCAGGAGCTTCTTGGCTACCCCTCGGAGTGAGGGTGCCATTACAAGATTGCAACTTAAGATCTACTTGATCAGTAACTACGCATTTAACATTGGCCCTCTAGTTAGTGAAGCAATTGACACTGGGATCTTGAAAGATTTGAACCTTGCTTTTTTGGACGAAATGGAAATTCTAGACTGCACGGAAGAGCGTATGCTACAACAAGCTGGTGTTGTGAGAGACTTTTTTAGTGATTATCCTAGTGTATTTCATTGCCTCACAAGGCTATCTCTATACAACTTGTGCTTTACTAAATGGGACATCAATCATCACCTATTTGATTGCTGCCAGCAACTACAGCATCTGTATCTCTCAAATTGTGATGCAGGGAGGTTCAGGGTGTGGAAGATAGATGCGCCGGATTCAAAACTCAGTGTTCTTCAACTCAACATGTGCGTTTTGGGAAGACTTGAGATAGTTTGCCTGCCAAAACTGGAGCGTCTCGAGTGGGATACTTGGCTTTGTCCTCGTGCCCCCCTGTCATTTGGTGTTGTTCCGTCCCTGAAGGAATTATACCTCATATGCGGTGCAGTAAGAGATATGCAAGGATTTGTGTTAAGTGAGGTTCTACGTGATACAAGCATACATACTATGAAATTAGATTTCCAAGGAGAAAAG CTTTGGATGCAACCGGAAGGAAAACAACCTTGCACTGGATTCAACAAGATAAGGAAGCTATCTGTACATGGAATTTTCGTAGAATTCAATCTACTATGGATGAGAGTCCTCCTTGAAGCTGCACCATTCCTTGAGATGTTTGATATTGAG ATATGGGAACATCCATGCTTGATCAACGATTCAATGCAAGGTTTTGGGGAAAGGACGAATCCCTTATGGAAGGTGCCTGAAATCACAAGCCGCAAAAACTCTTTTATGAAAGGGCTCCAGATTACTGGCTTCAAGCCGCTGAAACAACAGATCGAATTCATAAGAGCTGTTATGCATCAAGCTCCCAATTTGGCCACGATTGTTCTTAAATATGACGACCCTTGCGAGGACTGCGAAAAAATGGGTATTTTTCCGCCACGCTCTTCTACTGAGTGCGTGTTTCCAAAGAATAAGGATGAGAGGGATATGGTGGTCAAGCTGCTCAAGGGTGGAGTCTCCTCTCGCGCCCGGATTATCTTCAATAATTAG
- the LOC133890561 gene encoding uncharacterized protein LOC133890561 isoform X3 yields the protein MEFNNNGISSNVEDENRLSILIDDLLLSILGRIDITTAVRTSVLSMRWKHLPWLLRELTIDVKDFLPVPQPNPIEDEHMDKAMSSLSKAIRSFLATPRSEGAITRLQLKIYLISNYAFNIGPLVSEAIDTGILKDLNLAFLDEMEILDCTEERMLQQAGVVRDFFSDYPSVFHCLTRLSLYNLCFTKWDINHHLFDCCQQLQHLYLSNCDAGRFRVWKIDAPDSKLSVLQLNMCVLGRLEIVCLPKLERLEWDTWLCPRAPLSFGVVPSLKELYLICGAVRDMQGFVLSEVLRDTSIHTMKLDFQGEKLWMQPEGKQPCTGFNKIRKLSVHGIFVEFNLLWMRVLLEAAPFLEMFDIEIWEHPCLINDSMQGFGERTNPLWKVPEITSRKNSFMKGLQITGFKPLKQQIEFIRAVMHQAPNLATIVLKYDDPCEDCEKMGIFPPRSSTECVFPKNKDERDMVVKLLKGGVSSRARIIFNN from the exons AACGTGGAGGATGAAAATAGACTCAgcatattgattgatgatcttTTACTGTCTATCTTAGGAAGAATTGATATAACTACGGCTGTAAGGACAAGTGTGTTGTCAATGCGGTGGAAACATCTGCCATGGTTACTCCGCGAGCTCACAATTGATGTCAAGGATTTCCTACCTGTCCCACAACCAAACCCCATTGAGGATGAACACATGGATAAAGCAATGTCATCGCTTAGTAAAGCGATCAGGAGCTTCTTGGCTACCCCTCGGAGTGAGGGTGCCATTACAAGATTGCAACTTAAGATCTACTTGATCAGTAACTACGCATTTAACATTGGCCCTCTAGTTAGTGAAGCAATTGACACTGGGATCTTGAAAGATTTGAACCTTGCTTTTTTGGACGAAATGGAAATTCTAGACTGCACGGAAGAGCGTATGCTACAACAAGCTGGTGTTGTGAGAGACTTTTTTAGTGATTATCCTAGTGTATTTCATTGCCTCACAAGGCTATCTCTATACAACTTGTGCTTTACTAAATGGGACATCAATCATCACCTATTTGATTGCTGCCAGCAACTACAGCATCTGTATCTCTCAAATTGTGATGCAGGGAGGTTCAGGGTGTGGAAGATAGATGCGCCGGATTCAAAACTCAGTGTTCTTCAACTCAACATGTGCGTTTTGGGAAGACTTGAGATAGTTTGCCTGCCAAAACTGGAGCGTCTCGAGTGGGATACTTGGCTTTGTCCTCGTGCCCCCCTGTCATTTGGTGTTGTTCCGTCCCTGAAGGAATTATACCTCATATGCGGTGCAGTAAGAGATATGCAAGGATTTGTGTTAAGTGAGGTTCTACGTGATACAAGCATACATACTATGAAATTAGATTTCCAAGGAGAAAAG CTTTGGATGCAACCGGAAGGAAAACAACCTTGCACTGGATTCAACAAGATAAGGAAGCTATCTGTACATGGAATTTTCGTAGAATTCAATCTACTATGGATGAGAGTCCTCCTTGAAGCTGCACCATTCCTTGAGATGTTTGATATTGAG ATATGGGAACATCCATGCTTGATCAACGATTCAATGCAAGGTTTTGGGGAAAGGACGAATCCCTTATGGAAGGTGCCTGAAATCACAAGCCGCAAAAACTCTTTTATGAAAGGGCTCCAGATTACTGGCTTCAAGCCGCTGAAACAACAGATCGAATTCATAAGAGCTGTTATGCATCAAGCTCCCAATTTGGCCACGATTGTTCTTAAATATGACGACCCTTGCGAGGACTGCGAAAAAATGGGTATTTTTCCGCCACGCTCTTCTACTGAGTGCGTGTTTCCAAAGAATAAGGATGAGAGGGATATGGTGGTCAAGCTGCTCAAGGGTGGAGTCTCCTCTCGCGCCCGGATTATCTTCAATAATTAG
- the LOC133890561 gene encoding uncharacterized protein LOC133890561 isoform X8 yields MRWKHLPWLLRELTIDVKDFLPVPQPNPIEDEHMDKAMSSLSKAIRSFLATPRSEGAITRLQLKIYLISNYAFNIGPLVSEAIDTGILKDLNLAFLDEMEILDCTEERMLQQAGVVRDFFSDYPSVFHCLTRLSLYNLCFTKWDINHHLFDCCQQLQHLYLSNCDAGRFRVWKIDAPDSKLSVLQLNMCVLGRLEIVCLPKLERLEWDTWLCPRAPLSFGVVPSLKELYLICGAVRDMQGFVLSEVLRDTSIHTMKLDFQGEKLWMQPEGKQPCTGFNKIRKLSVHGIFVEFNLLWMRVLLEAAPFLEMFDIEIWEHPCLINDSMQGFGERTNPLWKVPEITSRKNSFMKGLQITGFKPLKQQIEFIRAVMHQAPNLATIVLKYDDPCEDCEKMGIFPPRSSTECVFPKNKDERDMVVKLLKGGVSSRARIIFNN; encoded by the exons ATGCGGTGGAAACATCTGCCATGGTTACTCCGCGAGCTCACAATTGATGTCAAGGATTTCCTACCTGTCCCACAACCAAACCCCATTGAGGATGAACACATGGATAAAGCAATGTCATCGCTTAGTAAAGCGATCAGGAGCTTCTTGGCTACCCCTCGGAGTGAGGGTGCCATTACAAGATTGCAACTTAAGATCTACTTGATCAGTAACTACGCATTTAACATTGGCCCTCTAGTTAGTGAAGCAATTGACACTGGGATCTTGAAAGATTTGAACCTTGCTTTTTTGGACGAAATGGAAATTCTAGACTGCACGGAAGAGCGTATGCTACAACAAGCTGGTGTTGTGAGAGACTTTTTTAGTGATTATCCTAGTGTATTTCATTGCCTCACAAGGCTATCTCTATACAACTTGTGCTTTACTAAATGGGACATCAATCATCACCTATTTGATTGCTGCCAGCAACTACAGCATCTGTATCTCTCAAATTGTGATGCAGGGAGGTTCAGGGTGTGGAAGATAGATGCGCCGGATTCAAAACTCAGTGTTCTTCAACTCAACATGTGCGTTTTGGGAAGACTTGAGATAGTTTGCCTGCCAAAACTGGAGCGTCTCGAGTGGGATACTTGGCTTTGTCCTCGTGCCCCCCTGTCATTTGGTGTTGTTCCGTCCCTGAAGGAATTATACCTCATATGCGGTGCAGTAAGAGATATGCAAGGATTTGTGTTAAGTGAGGTTCTACGTGATACAAGCATACATACTATGAAATTAGATTTCCAAGGAGAAAAG CTTTGGATGCAACCGGAAGGAAAACAACCTTGCACTGGATTCAACAAGATAAGGAAGCTATCTGTACATGGAATTTTCGTAGAATTCAATCTACTATGGATGAGAGTCCTCCTTGAAGCTGCACCATTCCTTGAGATGTTTGATATTGAG ATATGGGAACATCCATGCTTGATCAACGATTCAATGCAAGGTTTTGGGGAAAGGACGAATCCCTTATGGAAGGTGCCTGAAATCACAAGCCGCAAAAACTCTTTTATGAAAGGGCTCCAGATTACTGGCTTCAAGCCGCTGAAACAACAGATCGAATTCATAAGAGCTGTTATGCATCAAGCTCCCAATTTGGCCACGATTGTTCTTAAATATGACGACCCTTGCGAGGACTGCGAAAAAATGGGTATTTTTCCGCCACGCTCTTCTACTGAGTGCGTGTTTCCAAAGAATAAGGATGAGAGGGATATGGTGGTCAAGCTGCTCAAGGGTGGAGTCTCCTCTCGCGCCCGGATTATCTTCAATAATTAG